The following coding sequences are from one uncultured Desulfobacter sp. window:
- the pta gene encoding phosphate acetyltransferase, with translation MSSGLYITATQAGAGKSAIALGVMEMLFRKLERVSFFRPIITKDPEDAWDLDIELMSSQYHLDRPYATMYGVTQNEADQLLSHGKKDELLEKIIEKYNEAREKSSFILCEGTDFISSTTGVEFDINATIIQNLNCPVLLVADAHNKSMEEAATLTGMTLDSLRSKGCHILGTIINRVTPADLPGIVGHFKQTGLFPDQLLYAVPEEEALANPTISEVASALGAKVLIGSKQLYRHARCFTVAAMQLTNLLGRIDHGTLIITPGDRVDVIVGCLASLSSASIENISGIVLTGGLIPEGPVWELIKGIPDAVPVISVTENTFPTALAVEKIRGSISPYDDRKIIRALALFEQHVDIDRMMETLITTDATIMTPKMFEYELIRKARTFKKRIVLPEGDEERILRAAETILRRGIVDLTLLGDEKKIRQKIRKLGMRMEGFEIINPEKSELLETYAQVYCDLRKHKGMTIENARDRVTDVNYFGTMMVHMGDVDGMVSGAVHSTAATIIPSFEIIKAKNPETPVSGLFFMCLPHRVLAYGDCAINPDPNAEQLAEIAITSAETVEMFDIEPRIAMLSYSTGTSGKGKDVDKVREATRIVQQKHPDLLIEGPIQYDAAIEPDVAKTKMPDSPVAGRATVFIFPDLNTGNNTYKAVQRSSGAVAIGPTLQGLNKPVNDLSRGCLVTDIINTVAITAIQAAEQEWKNLG, from the coding sequence ATGTCAAGCGGTTTATACATCACCGCCACCCAGGCGGGCGCCGGCAAATCTGCCATTGCGTTAGGCGTAATGGAAATGCTTTTTCGAAAACTTGAGCGCGTAAGCTTTTTCAGACCCATCATCACCAAAGACCCCGAAGATGCCTGGGATCTGGATATTGAGCTGATGTCCAGTCAATACCACCTTGACCGCCCCTATGCCACCATGTACGGCGTCACCCAGAATGAGGCGGATCAGCTGCTGAGCCATGGCAAAAAAGATGAACTGCTTGAAAAAATCATTGAGAAATACAATGAGGCCAGAGAAAAGAGCAGTTTTATCCTGTGCGAAGGAACCGATTTTATCTCCTCCACCACCGGTGTGGAATTCGACATTAACGCCACCATTATCCAGAATCTGAATTGCCCCGTGCTCCTGGTGGCGGATGCCCATAACAAATCCATGGAGGAGGCCGCCACACTCACCGGCATGACCCTGGATTCCCTGAGAAGCAAGGGGTGTCATATCCTGGGCACCATCATCAACCGGGTGACGCCGGCCGATCTTCCCGGTATCGTTGGTCATTTCAAACAAACCGGTTTATTCCCCGATCAACTGCTGTATGCCGTACCCGAGGAAGAGGCCCTGGCCAACCCGACCATCTCAGAAGTTGCAAGCGCCTTGGGCGCAAAAGTCCTCATCGGAAGCAAGCAGCTCTATCGTCATGCCCGGTGCTTCACCGTTGCCGCCATGCAGTTGACCAACCTGCTAGGTAGAATTGACCATGGTACTTTGATCATCACCCCGGGAGACCGGGTTGATGTGATTGTGGGGTGCCTGGCATCCCTCTCTTCAGCTTCCATAGAAAATATTTCCGGCATTGTTCTGACCGGCGGCCTTATTCCCGAAGGCCCGGTATGGGAACTGATCAAGGGCATACCGGATGCCGTCCCCGTAATCAGCGTCACGGAGAACACCTTTCCCACCGCCCTGGCCGTAGAAAAGATCCGGGGCTCTATCTCCCCGTATGATGACAGAAAAATAATCCGGGCACTGGCATTATTTGAACAGCATGTGGATATTGACCGCATGATGGAAACACTCATCACAACGGACGCCACCATCATGACGCCGAAAATGTTTGAATACGAGCTTATCCGCAAAGCACGGACGTTCAAAAAACGTATTGTGCTGCCCGAAGGAGATGAAGAGCGTATATTGCGCGCAGCAGAAACTATTCTCCGCCGGGGAATTGTCGACCTCACCCTGCTTGGTGATGAAAAAAAGATCCGTCAAAAAATCAGGAAACTCGGCATGCGCATGGAAGGATTTGAAATCATCAACCCCGAAAAATCCGAACTGCTTGAGACCTATGCCCAGGTCTATTGCGACCTAAGAAAACACAAGGGCATGACCATTGAAAATGCCCGGGACCGGGTGACGGACGTCAACTATTTCGGCACCATGATGGTGCACATGGGTGATGTGGACGGCATGGTATCGGGTGCCGTCCACAGCACCGCCGCCACCATTATTCCCTCATTTGAAATCATCAAGGCCAAAAATCCGGAGACACCTGTATCCGGTCTTTTTTTCATGTGCCTGCCCCACAGGGTCCTGGCCTATGGCGACTGCGCCATAAATCCGGACCCCAATGCCGAACAGCTTGCAGAGATTGCCATAACTTCAGCGGAAACCGTAGAAATGTTCGACATCGAACCCAGAATTGCCATGCTCTCCTACTCCACGGGAACCTCGGGCAAAGGCAAGGATGTAGACAAGGTCAGGGAAGCCACCAGGATCGTCCAGCAAAAACACCCGGACCTGCTCATTGAAGGTCCCATCCAGTACGATGCCGCCATAGAGCCCGATGTGGCAAAGACCAAAATGCCCGACTCGCCTGTGGCGGGCCGGGCAACGGTGTTTATCTTCCCGGACTTGAATACGGGCAACAACACCTACAAGGCAGTGCAGCGGTCGTCGGGTGCCGTGGCCATTGGCCCGACCCTTCAGGGGTTAAACAAACCGGTGAACGACCTGAGCCGGGGATGCCTCGTCACCGACATCATCAACACCGTCGCAATCACAGCCATCCAGGCCGCCGAGCAAGAGTGGAAAAATCTGGGCTAG
- a CDS encoding LysR substrate-binding domain-containing protein, with protein MTLRQLELFLALVKTPHLSQVAKDFGLTQSAVSMAIKSLEETLGKLLFDRIHKRLVVNENGRYFFRMVEPLVLGLRESESMFRDQDLVGDIKVGASSSIANYILPQIIYEFAEQYEGVRVEKITGNTIEIGKLIEDGELDIGFVEADYNSTEIEREVLGLDELYVVTGDPDLVTDEDYCMDELLSKRWIFREEGSGTREVFLYHIEKYKKRFKPFLEVGHTEAVKSVLSNKEALSCLSRISVMNELLSGQLFRLKIKDFKFSRSFYTIWHKDKYFSSVLQEFLYYTKERYKAVYENQAHLH; from the coding sequence TTGACATTAAGGCAACTTGAATTGTTTCTTGCACTTGTGAAAACGCCCCATTTAAGCCAGGTGGCCAAGGATTTCGGTTTGACCCAATCCGCCGTATCAATGGCCATCAAATCCCTTGAAGAGACGTTGGGGAAGTTGTTGTTTGACCGTATCCACAAGCGGCTGGTGGTCAATGAGAACGGCCGCTATTTTTTCAGAATGGTGGAGCCCCTTGTTCTTGGGCTGCGGGAAAGCGAGTCCATGTTCAGGGATCAGGATCTGGTCGGCGATATCAAAGTGGGCGCCAGTTCATCCATTGCCAATTACATCCTGCCCCAGATTATTTATGAGTTTGCCGAGCAGTATGAAGGTGTGCGTGTGGAGAAAATAACCGGTAACACCATAGAGATCGGCAAGCTTATCGAGGACGGTGAATTGGACATCGGATTTGTTGAGGCCGACTACAACAGCACTGAAATCGAGCGGGAGGTGCTGGGTCTGGATGAGCTTTATGTGGTGACGGGTGATCCGGATCTTGTCACTGATGAAGATTACTGCATGGATGAGCTTTTATCAAAGCGCTGGATTTTCCGGGAAGAGGGTTCCGGCACCCGGGAGGTGTTCCTTTATCATATAGAAAAATATAAAAAGCGGTTTAAACCCTTTCTGGAAGTAGGGCATACGGAAGCGGTGAAGTCAGTGCTTTCTAATAAAGAGGCGCTAAGCTGTCTGTCCAGAATTTCGGTAATGAATGAGTTGTTGTCCGGGCAGTTGTTTCGCCTCAAAATAAAAGATTTTAAATTTTCCCGTTCCTTTTATACGATCTGGCATAAGGATAAATATTTTTCATCTGTTCTTCAGGAATTTCTATATTATACCAAAGAGCGTTATAAGGCAGTGTATGAAAATCAGGCCCACCTCCACTAG
- a CDS encoding SDR family oxidoreductase, translating to MEIKGKTALVLGAVKGIGRGIGLDLARQGVDLILTRHDWPGAFCDMEAAFEKTGARHHIINADLRNTDDIDRLATFIKNRYGRLDILVNNIERGGWPTVHGAYVEDQWDLEIETTLKAKRWVFEAMFPLLKAGRDAVVINISSVAAITGRSGPAALVFNEGYSAANRGVGILTETWARMGAPSVRVNELMLGIFETRHAQGTRGWREVLTDAEKRSLIDHTLVGRTGQVADVVKAVNFIIKDAPYMTGAVLRIDGGFTLGGAPVPPMPPGIV from the coding sequence ATGGAGATCAAAGGAAAAACGGCGCTGGTGCTCGGGGCGGTCAAGGGCATTGGTAGAGGCATTGGCCTGGACCTTGCCCGGCAGGGGGTGGACCTTATTCTCACCCGCCATGACTGGCCGGGTGCCTTTTGTGATATGGAAGCGGCCTTTGAAAAGACAGGTGCCCGGCACCATATAATAAATGCGGATTTGCGTAACACCGATGACATTGACCGGTTGGCAACGTTTATAAAGAACCGGTATGGGCGTCTGGATATCCTGGTGAACAACATTGAACGCGGCGGATGGCCTACGGTCCACGGGGCTTATGTTGAAGATCAATGGGATCTTGAGATTGAAACAACACTTAAAGCCAAACGCTGGGTTTTTGAGGCCATGTTTCCGTTGCTTAAGGCCGGCCGTGACGCCGTTGTTATTAATATCTCTTCTGTTGCCGCCATTACCGGACGATCCGGTCCTGCAGCCCTGGTTTTTAACGAAGGGTATTCCGCCGCCAACCGGGGGGTCGGCATCCTTACTGAAACATGGGCCAGGATGGGGGCGCCTTCGGTGCGGGTCAATGAGTTGATGCTGGGTATATTTGAAACCCGCCATGCCCAGGGCACCCGGGGGTGGCGGGAGGTGCTGACGGATGCCGAAAAGCGTTCTTTGATAGATCATACCCTGGTCGGGCGGACCGGTCAGGTGGCCGATGTTGTCAAAGCGGTCAATTTTATAATCAAAGACGCCCCCTATATGACCGGTGCCGTCCTGCGCATCGACGGTGGTTTTACCCTGGGGGGTGCACCTGTGCCGCCCATGCCTCCGGGAATCGTTTGA
- a CDS encoding YkgJ family cysteine cluster protein: protein MNDEMLPVALDDPMQFNCSSDNPCFNQCCRDLNQALTPYDVLRMKNAVNLPSGQFLQKYTSRHTGPGSGLPVLTFKPNPATGHACPFVTEAGCSIYKDRPASCRMYPLARAIAKDRATGVCVEYFALIEEDHCKGFGVQGDKTVAQWLDGQDVVDHNRENDKILELISLKNQIRPGALEPAEEDLFYMALYDLDDFRGRIKEKGLLASLGLPEEYVEKVVADDLSLLNFGIAWIKYQLFGKDLEIQD from the coding sequence ATGAACGATGAAATGTTGCCTGTGGCCTTGGATGATCCTATGCAATTCAACTGCAGTTCGGATAACCCTTGCTTCAATCAGTGCTGCAGGGATCTGAACCAGGCGCTGACGCCGTATGATGTCCTGAGGATGAAAAATGCGGTAAATTTGCCGTCCGGCCAATTTCTGCAAAAATATACGTCCCGGCATACCGGGCCCGGCTCCGGTTTGCCGGTGCTCACGTTTAAGCCCAATCCGGCCACCGGCCATGCGTGTCCGTTTGTGACCGAAGCAGGGTGTTCCATATATAAAGACCGTCCGGCATCATGTCGGATGTACCCCTTGGCACGGGCCATTGCAAAGGACAGGGCGACCGGGGTATGTGTCGAATATTTTGCCTTGATCGAAGAAGATCACTGTAAAGGTTTTGGTGTTCAAGGTGATAAAACCGTTGCCCAGTGGCTTGACGGCCAGGATGTCGTCGATCACAATCGCGAAAATGATAAAATTCTTGAACTGATCAGCCTTAAAAACCAGATTCGGCCGGGTGCACTTGAACCCGCTGAAGAGGACCTTTTTTACATGGCGCTGTATGATCTCGATGATTTCAGGGGGCGGATTAAAGAAAAAGGGTTGCTCGCATCACTGGGTCTGCCCGAAGAATATGTGGAAAAGGTTGTGGCCGATGATTTAAGTTTGCTTAATTTCGGTATTGCGTGGATAAAATACCAATTGTTCGGCAAAGACCTGGAAATTCAGGATTGA
- the aprB gene encoding adenylyl-sulfate reductase subunit beta, which produces MPSFVIAEKCDGCKGGDKTACMYICPNDLMVLDANEMKAYNQEPDQCWECYSCVKICPSQAIEVRGYSDFVPMGAAVQPMMGTEDIMWTCKFRNGVVKRFKFPIRTTPEGEANAYEDLKGKDLSSGLLSTQEADGYVLVAPTELA; this is translated from the coding sequence ATGCCATCTTTTGTAATCGCAGAAAAATGTGACGGCTGTAAAGGCGGAGATAAAACCGCATGCATGTACATCTGCCCCAATGACCTGATGGTTCTGGATGCTAACGAAATGAAAGCTTACAACCAAGAGCCCGATCAGTGCTGGGAATGCTACTCTTGCGTAAAAATCTGCCCCTCCCAGGCCATCGAAGTAAGAGGTTACTCTGACTTCGTGCCCATGGGCGCTGCTGTACAGCCCATGATGGGTACTGAGGACATTATGTGGACCTGTAAGTTCAGAAACGGCGTTGTAAAACGCTTCAAGTTCCCCATCAGAACCACTCCCGAAGGCGAAGCCAATGCTTATGAAGATCTGAAGGGTAAAGACCTGTCTTCCGGCCTCCTTTCCACTCAGGAAGCCGACGGTTATGTACTGGTTGCTCCCACCGAGCTGGCATAG